One Methylosinus sp. C49 DNA segment encodes these proteins:
- a CDS encoding acylphosphatase — MSETRRVFRITVRGRVQGVGFRAFVAREAGRLALAGWARNCDDGAVEIVAAGPQGALQALVEAARRGPPAGRVDDLRAEETNEAALVERRGDLEF; from the coding sequence ATGAGCGAGACGCGCCGCGTGTTCCGCATCACCGTGCGCGGGCGCGTGCAGGGCGTCGGCTTTCGCGCCTTTGTCGCGCGGGAGGCCGGGCGCCTCGCGCTCGCCGGCTGGGCGCGCAATTGCGACGATGGCGCGGTGGAGATCGTCGCCGCCGGGCCGCAGGGCGCACTGCAAGCGCTGGTGGAAGCGGCGCGGCGCGGGCCGCCCGCGGGACGCGTCGACGATCTGCGCGCGGAAGAGACGAACGAGGCGGCTCTCGTCGAGCGGCGCGGCGATTTGGAGTTTTGA
- the panC gene encoding pantoate--beta-alanine ligase: MSAFPVPTVHTLAELRERVAQWRARGERVGFVPTMGALHRGHLALVEEARRRADRVMVSVFVNPTQFSAGEDFDRYPRTLAADVEKLASVAADLCYAPAVEEMYPPDFSTTVAVGGPAIADLEDHFRPTHFAGVALVVAKLLNQADCDVAVFGEKDYQQLLVIKRLARDLDLRAEIVGAPTLREADGLAMSSRNIYLAAEERRVAPTLYRALSKAAQRIAAGEPIGHVMAEAREQIAAEGFLIDYLEARHAQTLARVARRHEGPIRLLVAAKLGATRLIDNVAVEAAQ, translated from the coding sequence ATGAGCGCTTTTCCCGTTCCCACCGTCCATACGCTGGCCGAGCTGCGCGAGCGCGTCGCGCAATGGCGCGCGCGCGGCGAGCGCGTCGGCTTCGTTCCCACAATGGGCGCGCTGCATCGGGGCCATCTCGCTCTGGTGGAGGAGGCGCGCCGGCGCGCCGATCGCGTGATGGTCTCGGTCTTCGTCAATCCGACACAATTTTCCGCAGGCGAGGATTTCGACCGCTATCCGCGCACGCTCGCCGCCGATGTCGAGAAGCTCGCGAGCGTTGCGGCCGATCTCTGCTATGCGCCGGCGGTGGAGGAGATGTATCCGCCGGACTTTTCCACCACGGTCGCGGTGGGCGGGCCGGCGATCGCCGATCTCGAGGATCATTTCCGGCCGACGCATTTCGCCGGCGTCGCGCTCGTCGTCGCCAAGCTGCTCAATCAGGCCGATTGCGACGTCGCCGTCTTCGGCGAGAAGGATTATCAGCAATTGCTGGTGATAAAGCGCTTGGCGCGCGATCTCGATCTGCGCGCGGAGATCGTCGGCGCGCCGACTTTGCGGGAGGCGGACGGCCTCGCAATGTCCTCGCGCAACATCTATCTTGCGGCCGAGGAGCGGCGCGTCGCGCCGACGCTCTATCGCGCGCTGAGCAAAGCGGCGCAGCGCATCGCCGCAGGCGAGCCGATCGGCCATGTGATGGCGGAAGCGCGCGAGCAGATAGCCGCCGAGGGCTTCCTCATCGATTATCTCGAGGCGCGCCACGCGCAGACTCTGGCGCGCGTCGCGCGGCGTCACGAGGGGCCGATTCGCCTGCTGGTCGCGGCGAAGCTCGGCGCGACGCGGCTCATCGACAATGTCGCCGTGGAGGCGGCGCAATGA
- the cysQ gene encoding 3'(2'),5'-bisphosphate nucleotidase CysQ, with protein sequence MRLEKDADFDALAAAFADLTTHAGAIAMEVLAAPAIEARAKKDASPVCEADERIEAFLAPRLAELLPGLPIVAEEAAAAGAQFARAETFLLVDPLDGTREFLARSGEFTINIGLIVAGAPRAGAVYAPALGRLWFAGARAFAADSQPGLPAPPRTAWRPLRVRALPAEGPTALVSRSHLDAATTAFLEERRVAATRDVGSSIKFCLLAEGAADLYPRFGPTMEWDTAAGDAVLRAAGGGVVDPAGRPLLYGKAGEAYRNGPFIAFGDPAAARLC encoded by the coding sequence GTGCGGCTCGAGAAAGACGCGGATTTCGATGCGCTGGCGGCCGCCTTCGCCGATCTGACGACGCACGCCGGCGCCATCGCCATGGAGGTTCTCGCCGCGCCGGCGATAGAGGCCCGCGCGAAGAAGGACGCCAGCCCGGTCTGCGAGGCGGACGAGCGAATCGAAGCTTTTCTCGCGCCGCGTCTCGCCGAGCTGCTGCCCGGCCTTCCCATCGTCGCGGAAGAGGCGGCCGCCGCGGGCGCGCAATTCGCCCGCGCCGAGACTTTCCTGCTCGTCGATCCGCTCGACGGCACGCGCGAGTTTCTGGCGCGTAGCGGCGAGTTCACCATCAATATCGGCCTCATCGTCGCGGGCGCGCCGCGCGCCGGCGCGGTCTATGCTCCCGCGCTCGGGCGATTATGGTTCGCGGGCGCGCGCGCCTTCGCCGCCGATTCGCAGCCCGGCCTGCCGGCGCCGCCGCGCACGGCCTGGCGCCCGCTGCGCGTGCGCGCTCTGCCGGCCGAAGGGCCGACGGCGCTGGTCAGCCGCTCGCATCTCGACGCGGCGACCACCGCTTTTCTGGAAGAGCGACGCGTCGCCGCGACGCGCGATGTCGGCTCCTCGATCAAATTCTGCCTGCTGGCGGAAGGCGCGGCCGATCTCTATCCGCGCTTCGGCCCGACGATGGAATGGGATACGGCGGCCGGCGACGCCGTGCTGCGCGCGGCCGGCGGCGGCGTTGTCGATCCTGCGGGCCGCCCGCTTCTCTACGGCAAGGCGGGCGAAGCCTATCGCAACGGACCTTTCATCGCTTTCGGCGATCCCGCAGCCGCAAGACTTTGTTAA
- a CDS encoding gamma-glutamylcyclotransferase family protein codes for MPLYFAYGANMDVAAMAVRCPHSRPLGLGRLARYRFAILETGYATVVPDARAQVHGLLYDLAVADVPALDRYEEIGRGLYRKVVQPVLRAPVGSARALVYIGTATREGPAAPGYVENIVASARALGLPGAYIAFLESHAPNAQQRMSRR; via the coding sequence ATGCCTCTCTATTTCGCCTATGGCGCCAATATGGACGTCGCCGCAATGGCTGTCCGCTGTCCGCATTCGCGGCCGCTCGGCCTCGGCCGGCTGGCGCGCTATCGTTTCGCCATTCTGGAGACGGGCTACGCCACGGTCGTACCGGACGCGCGGGCGCAGGTTCATGGCCTGCTCTATGACCTCGCCGTGGCGGATGTGCCGGCGCTCGACCGTTACGAGGAGATCGGCCGCGGCCTCTACCGCAAGGTCGTGCAGCCGGTGCTGCGCGCGCCGGTGGGCTCGGCGCGGGCGCTCGTCTATATCGGAACCGCGACGCGCGAGGGGCCGGCGGCGCCCGGCTATGTCGAGAATATCGTCGCCTCGGCGCGCGCGCTCGGCCTGCCCGGCGCCTATATCGCCTTTCTGGAGAGCCATGCGCCCAATGCGCAGCAGAGGATGAGCCGAAGATGA